CGTCGTCTGGCATCCGTGGAACGGGACGTTCTTCACCGCGCGCGCGCCGTCGGTCGTGACCTTCCACGACGCGGTGCCGTTTCGGTTTCCACCCGCCGATCCGCGCCGGCGCGCCAACGATCAAACGCCGTGGCTGCGTTCGGCCGCGCAGGCGCGCTCGTTCCTGGCCAACTCGCACTTCACCGCCGGCGAGGTCAGCACGTATCTCGGCGTCGCGCCGGAGCGCCAGACGGTGACGTTGCTCGCGGTCGAGCGCGACGTGTTCGCGCCCGCGGGCGAGGCCGCGCGTCTGCCCGACGGGCGCCCCTACGTGCTGTTCGTCGGCGCCGACGAGCCGCGCAAGAACCTGCGCACGCTGGCCGACGCGCACGAGCGCGCGTTTCCGAACGCCGAGGTCGCGCTGGTCGTCGCCGGCGGCGCGCCGCCCCCCGGCGTGCGCGCGACGGCGCTGGGCGCGCTGGACCCGGCCGCGCTCGCCCGCTGGTACCGCGGCGCGCTGCTCGTCGCGGTGCCCTCGTGGTACGAAGGCTTCGGGTTCCCGCTGCTCGAGGCGATGGCGTGCGGTGCGCCGGCGGTGGCGTCGCGCGCGACCTCGCTGCCCGAGGTCGGCGGCCAGGCCCCGTGCTGGATCGACGACCCGCTCGACGTCGCGGCGTGGTGCGACGCGCTGCGCGCGCTGGCCGCCGATGCCGCCGCGCGCGCGCGCTTGCGCGACGCCGGCCTGGCGCGCGCGGCGACCTTCTCGTGGGAGCGCTGCGCCGAGGAGACGCTGGCCGTGTTGCGGCGGGCCGCGCGATGACGACGCCGCTGCACATCGCGGTCGACGCGCGCTTCGCCGTGCTCGACGATCGCGGCATCGGGCGCTACACGCGCGCGGTCGCGGCGCGGCTGCGCGACGATCCGGCGCTCGCGTGGACGTTCGTCGCCCCGGGTCCGTTCGCACCGCGCGCGCGCATCGCCGCGGCTCTGAGCGTCCCGCGCGCGCAGGTCGTCGGCCGCGTCCCGCGCGACGCCGCGGTCGTCTGGAACCCCTCGAACGCCACCGACCTCGCCGCCGCCGCGCCGCAGGTGACGATGGTGCACGACCTCGTGCCCTTCGCGTTCCCCGCCGCCGACGCGCGCGTGCGCGCACGCGAACAGGATCCGTTGCG
The window above is part of the Candidatus Sulfotelmatobacter sp. genome. Proteins encoded here:
- a CDS encoding glycosyltransferase family 1 protein; this encodes MPARRPLVIHVAVDARDLDRDWRGIARYVRAVLTRFAARDDVRVTLVRRGPFGQRAPRDADVVWHPWNGTFFTARAPSVVTFHDAVPFRFPPADPRRRANDQTPWLRSAAQARSFLANSHFTAGEVSTYLGVAPERQTVTLLAVERDVFAPAGEAARLPDGRPYVLFVGADEPRKNLRTLADAHERAFPNAEVALVVAGGAPPPGVRATALGALDPAALARWYRGALLVAVPSWYEGFGFPLLEAMACGAPAVASRATSLPEVGGQAPCWIDDPLDVAAWCDALRALAADAAARARLRDAGLARAATFSWERCAEETLAVLRRAAR